The proteins below are encoded in one region of Cololabis saira isolate AMF1-May2022 chromosome 21, fColSai1.1, whole genome shotgun sequence:
- the slc25a39 gene encoding probable mitochondrial glutathione transporter SLC25A39 isoform X1: MGERTVGGPAAAISPVQQMLASGTGALLTSLFVTPLDVVKIRLQAQQRPLHQALACESAPWAGVSRPSKWKCFLYCNGLMDHIYVCQNGTSCSSWYKKPTHFSGTLDAFVKITRHEGVRSLWSGLPPTLVMAVPATVIYFTCYDQLRDFLRFGVGLHGSHVPLLAGALARLGAVTVISPLELVRTKMQARRLSYRELQVCIRSAVAQDGLLSLWRGWGPTVLRDVPFSALYWFNYELVKARLCERYQMSQANFSISFTAGAVSGAIAAILTLPFDVVKTRRQIQLGEMDTLGAPLKKAASTWHIMKEICAELGYRGLFAGFMPRVIKVAPACAVMISSYEFGKAFFQKVNLDRQRLVT; encoded by the exons ATGGGGGAGCGGACCGTCGGCGGCCCCGCGGCTGCCATCTCTCCAGTGCAGCAGATGCTGGCCTCTGGCACTGGAGCCCTCCTCACATCTCTATTTG TCACGCCGCTGGACGTTGTGAAGATAAGGCTGCAGGCTCAGCAAAGGCCGCTGCACCAAG CTTTAGCCTGTGAATCTGCTCCATGGGCTGGTGTCAGCCGCCCTTCCAAGT GGAAATGCTTCTTGTATTGCAACGGCCTGATGGATCACATCTACGTTTGTCAGAATGGcaccagctgcagcagctggtaCAAAAAACCCACACATTTCAGCGGGACTCTC GACGCCTTTGTGAAGATCACCCGCCATGAGGGAGTCCGGTCTCTGTGGAGTGGGCTGCCGCCAACACT GGTCATGGCGGTACCAGCCACAGTCATCTACTTCACCTGCTACGACCAGTTGCGGGACTTCCTGAGGTTCGGCGTGGGTCTTCACGGCAGCCACGTCCCTCTCCTGGCTGGAGCTCTCGCCCGAT TGGGAGCGGTGACGGTGATCAGCCCCCTGGAGCTGGTCCGGACCAAGATGCAGGCCAGACGGTTGTCCTACCGCGAGCTGCAGGTGTGCATCCGCTCCGCCGTGGCCCAGGACGGTCTGCTGTCGCTGTGGCGCGGCTGGGGCCCCACCGTCCTCAGAGATGTCCCCTTTTCTG CGCTGTACTGGTTTAATTATGAACTGGTGAAGGCCCGGCTGTGTGAGCGGTATCAAATGTCTCAGGCCAACTTTTCCATCAGCTTTACTGCGGGCGCCGTCTCTGGAGCT ATTGCTGCGATCTTGACGCTGCCGTTTGACGTGGTCAAGACCCGGAGGCAGATCCAGCTGGGAGAGATGGATACTCTCGGAG CTCCCTTAAAGAAAGCCGCATCCACATGGCACATAATGAAGGAAATCTGCGCTGAACTGGGCTACAGAGGCCTCTTTGCAG GTTTCATGCCCCGAGTGATCAAAGTGGCCCCGGCCTGCGCTGTGATGATAAGCAGCTATGAGTTTGGGAAGGCCTTCTTCCAGAAGGTGAACCTTGATCGACAGCGGCTGGTCACCTGA
- the rpl3 gene encoding 60S ribosomal protein L3 — protein MSHRKFSAPRHGSLGFLPRKRSRRHRGKAKSFPKDDPSKPVHLTAFLGYKAGMTHIVREVDRPGSKVNKKEVVEAVTIVETPPMMVVGVVGYVNTPRGLRSFKTIFAEHISDECKRRFYQNWYKSKKKAYTKYSKKWQDDEGKKQLEKDFAAMKKYCQVVRIITHTQMRLLPLRQKKAHLMEVQLNGGSISDKVDWAREKLEQAVPVNTVFSQDEMIDVIGVTKGHGYKGVTSRWHTKKLPRKTHRGLRKVACIGAWHPARVAFSVARAGQKGYHHRTEINKKIYKIGQGYHTKDGKLIKNNASTEYDLSNKSINPLGGFVHYGDVTNDFVMVKGCVVGTKKRVLTLRKSLLVQSSRRALEKIDLKFIDTTSKFGHGRFQTIEEKKAFMGPLKKDRVTKEETA, from the exons ATG TCCCACCGTAAGTTTTCGGCCCCCCGCCACGGGTCCCTGGGCTTCCTGCCCCGCAAAAGGAGTCGTCGCCACCGGGGAAAGGCCAAGAGCTTCCCCAAGGATGACCCCAGCAAGCCGGTTCACCTGACGGCCTTCCTGGGCTACAAGGCCGGCATGACGCACATCGTCCGCGAGGTCGACAGACCCGGCTCAA AGGTCAACAAGAAGGAAGTGGTGGAGGCCGTGACCATCGTGGAGACCCCTCCCATGATGGTGGTTGGAGTAGTCGGTTACGTCAACACCCCGCGTGGCCTCCGCTCCTTCAAGACCATCTTTGCTGAGCACATCAGCGACGAGTGCAAGCGCCGCTTCTACCAGAACTG GTACAAGTCCAAGAAGAAGGCTTACACCAAATACTCCAAGAAATGGCAGGACGACGAGGGCAAGAAGCAGCTGGAGAAGGACTTCGCCGCCATGAAGAAGTACTGCCAGGTCGTCCGCATCATCACCCACACACAG ATGCGTCTGCTGCCGCTGAGGCAGAAGAAGGCTCACCTCATGGAGGTGCAGCTGAACGGCGGCTCCATCTCCGATAAGGTGGACTGGGCCCGCGAGAAGCTGGAGCAGGCCGTGCCCGTGAACACCGTCTTCTCCCAGGACGAGATGATCGACGTCATTGGCGTCACCAAGGGTCACGGATACAAAG GCGTCACCAGCCGTTGGCACACAAAGAAGCTTCCCCGTAAGACCCATCGTGGTCTGCGTAAGGTGGCCTGCATCGGCGCCTGGCATCCTGCCCGCGTGGCCTTCTCCGTGGCCCGCGCCGGTCAGAAGGGATACCACCACCGGACGGAGATCAACAAGAAGATCTACAAGATCGGCCAGGGCTACCACACCAAGGACGGCAAGCTGATCAAGAACAATGCGTCCACGGAGTACGATCTGTCCAACAAGAGCATCAACCCCCTG GGTGGATTTGTCCACTACGGAGATGTGACCAACGACTTCGTCATGGTGAAGGGATGCGTCGTGGGAACCAAGAAGAGGGTGCTGACTCTGCGCAAG TCTCTGCTGGTGCAGAGCAGCCGGCGTGCTCTGGAGAAGATCGACCTGAAGTTCATCGACACCACCTCCAAGTTCGGTCACGGACGCTTCCAGACCATCGAGGAAAAGAAAGCATTCATG GGACCGCTCAAGAAGGATCGCGTTACCAAGGAAGAGACTGCCTGA
- the slc25a39 gene encoding probable mitochondrial glutathione transporter SLC25A39 isoform X2 — protein sequence MGERTVGGPAAAISPVQQMLASGTGALLTSLFVTPLDVVKIRLQAQQRPLHQGKCFLYCNGLMDHIYVCQNGTSCSSWYKKPTHFSGTLDAFVKITRHEGVRSLWSGLPPTLVMAVPATVIYFTCYDQLRDFLRFGVGLHGSHVPLLAGALARLGAVTVISPLELVRTKMQARRLSYRELQVCIRSAVAQDGLLSLWRGWGPTVLRDVPFSALYWFNYELVKARLCERYQMSQANFSISFTAGAVSGAIAAILTLPFDVVKTRRQIQLGEMDTLGAPLKKAASTWHIMKEICAELGYRGLFAGFMPRVIKVAPACAVMISSYEFGKAFFQKVNLDRQRLVT from the exons ATGGGGGAGCGGACCGTCGGCGGCCCCGCGGCTGCCATCTCTCCAGTGCAGCAGATGCTGGCCTCTGGCACTGGAGCCCTCCTCACATCTCTATTTG TCACGCCGCTGGACGTTGTGAAGATAAGGCTGCAGGCTCAGCAAAGGCCGCTGCACCAAG GGAAATGCTTCTTGTATTGCAACGGCCTGATGGATCACATCTACGTTTGTCAGAATGGcaccagctgcagcagctggtaCAAAAAACCCACACATTTCAGCGGGACTCTC GACGCCTTTGTGAAGATCACCCGCCATGAGGGAGTCCGGTCTCTGTGGAGTGGGCTGCCGCCAACACT GGTCATGGCGGTACCAGCCACAGTCATCTACTTCACCTGCTACGACCAGTTGCGGGACTTCCTGAGGTTCGGCGTGGGTCTTCACGGCAGCCACGTCCCTCTCCTGGCTGGAGCTCTCGCCCGAT TGGGAGCGGTGACGGTGATCAGCCCCCTGGAGCTGGTCCGGACCAAGATGCAGGCCAGACGGTTGTCCTACCGCGAGCTGCAGGTGTGCATCCGCTCCGCCGTGGCCCAGGACGGTCTGCTGTCGCTGTGGCGCGGCTGGGGCCCCACCGTCCTCAGAGATGTCCCCTTTTCTG CGCTGTACTGGTTTAATTATGAACTGGTGAAGGCCCGGCTGTGTGAGCGGTATCAAATGTCTCAGGCCAACTTTTCCATCAGCTTTACTGCGGGCGCCGTCTCTGGAGCT ATTGCTGCGATCTTGACGCTGCCGTTTGACGTGGTCAAGACCCGGAGGCAGATCCAGCTGGGAGAGATGGATACTCTCGGAG CTCCCTTAAAGAAAGCCGCATCCACATGGCACATAATGAAGGAAATCTGCGCTGAACTGGGCTACAGAGGCCTCTTTGCAG GTTTCATGCCCCGAGTGATCAAAGTGGCCCCGGCCTGCGCTGTGATGATAAGCAGCTATGAGTTTGGGAAGGCCTTCTTCCAGAAGGTGAACCTTGATCGACAGCGGCTGGTCACCTGA